A stretch of the Alphaproteobacteria bacterium genome encodes the following:
- a CDS encoding DUF4440 domain-containing protein, with amino-acid sequence MTEAQIEQCTREIHALHLFFQDWLSGAADNTTDRFAEFEAVSGPGFSHIAPDGTLRPRQALHHWLRGAHGAAQGVGLRIWIDNAHGRIVGDGLILMTYEEWQEAAGRTTARLSSALFAADPKARHGVVWLHVQETWLPDRTAT; translated from the coding sequence ATGACCGAAGCGCAAATTGAACAGTGCACCCGCGAAATCCATGCCCTGCATCTTTTTTTTCAGGACTGGCTGAGCGGGGCGGCGGACAACACCACCGACCGCTTTGCCGAGTTTGAGGCGGTATCCGGTCCCGGCTTCAGCCATATCGCGCCCGACGGCACCCTGCGTCCGCGCCAGGCTCTTCATCACTGGCTGCGCGGCGCCCATGGCGCGGCACAGGGCGTGGGTTTGCGAATCTGGATTGACAATGCCCATGGTCGCATCGTCGGCGACGGGCTGATTTTGATGACCTATGAGGAATGGCAGGAAGCCGCCGGCCGCACTACCGCCCGCCTGTCTTCTGCCCTGTTTGCAGCAGATCCCAAGGCCCGCCATGGCGTCGTCTGGCTGCATGTTCAGGAAACCTGGTTGCCCGACAGGACAGCCACATAG